The following proteins are co-located in the Hevea brasiliensis isolate MT/VB/25A 57/8 chromosome 11, ASM3005281v1, whole genome shotgun sequence genome:
- the LOC110642924 gene encoding heat shock factor protein HSF30 → MEGVVMKEEEETVTYAAGDVPSFSSSSSFQPQPREGLHDVGPPPFLTKTYEMVEDPSTDSVVSWSRGFNSFIVWDCHKFSTTLLPKYFKHSNFSSFIRQLNTYGFRKVDPDLWEFANEGFLRGQKHLLKTIKRRRHVSQSMKQQSGRLCVEVGEFGWDGEVERLKRDRNVLMAEIVKLRQQQQQSRETIAAMEDRLQTTERKQQQIMIFLAKALNNPLFIHQLSQRRTQRRELRGVEIGRKRRLTASPSVENLQDEVASMAMGVGQVVDYTNQEPGTIEAEIDTFFSAALDDESSSDVRDPVAGSTQGSSVDNLGSVNETILEELLNDDTIGGNPSEEVISDDEPEFEAEVEDLAAKPADWGRLAKEDR, encoded by the exons ATGGAGGGAGTGGTAATGAAAGAAGAGGAGGAGACTGTGACATACGCTGCAGGAGATGTCCCTTCTTTTTCCTCATCTTCGAGCTTCCAACCGCAGCCAAGGGAAGGGCTGCACGATGTGGGTCCACCTCCATTTCTGACCAAGACTTATGAAATGGTGGAAGACCCATCAACGGACTCCGTGGTTTCGTGGAGCAGAGGTTTCAATAGCTTCATCGTTTGGGACTGTCATAAGTTCTCCACTACTCTGcttcctaagtacttcaagcatAGTAACTTCTCCAGCTTCATTCGCCAGCTCAACACTTAT GGATTCAGAAAGGTCGACCCTGATCTATGGGAATTTGCAAATGAAGGGTTTTTGAGAGGGCAGAAGCATCTGCTGAAAACCATCAAGAGGAGAAGACACGTTTCGCAAAGTATGAAACAGCAAAGTGGAAGACTTTGTGTTGAAGTGGGAGAATTTGGATGGGACGGTGAGGTAGAAAGATTAAAAAGAGATCGAAATGTGCTAATGGCAGAAATCGTGAAGCTTAGGCAGCAACAACAGCAGTCAAGAGAAACAATTGCTGCAATGGAGGATAGGTTGCAAACTACAGAGAGAAAACAACAGCAGATAATGATATTTCTTGCTAAAGCTCTCAACAATCCATTATTTATCCACCAATTATCTCAGAGGAGAACACAAAGGAGAGAACTAAGAGGTGTTGAAATTGGGCGCAAAAGGAGATTAACAGCAAGTCCGAGTGTGGAAAATCTGCAAGACGAAGTGGCTTCCATGGCAATGGGTGTTGGCCAAGTTGTGGATTACACAAACCAAGAACCGGGAACCATAGAAGCAGAGATAGATACATTCTTCTCAGCTGCCTTGGATGATGAATCAAGCAGTGATGTCAGGGATCCAGTAGCAGGTTCTACACAAGGGAGTAGCGTGGACAATTTGGGTTCCGTGAATGAGACTATTTTAGAGGAGTTGCTGAATGATGATACAATTGGTGGCAATCCCAGTGAAGAAGTTATCTCTGATGATGAACCAGAATTTGAAGCTGAAGTTGAGGATTTGGCTGCAAAACCTGCAGACTGGG GCAGGCTGGCCAAGGAAGATCGTTAG